The stretch of DNA TCTCGACAAGATCGACGGAAGTGCTGTCACCACCATCTCTCCCGTCTCCGAGGTGTACCACAGCGGGAAGCCCGCCTTCATCGGCTCGGCCGAGGAGTACGTCGCTCGCTACCCGCTGATGTCCGGACTTCCCAGCGCAGCCGGCAAGGCGGCCTGGGCCTTTCTGCCGCTGATCGTCTCCGGCCGCTGCATCGGGTGCTGCGTCATCTCCTTCGCCGAATCGCGCCTCCTCAACGGAGAGGAGCAGACCCTGCTCACCGCGCTCAGCGGACTGATGGCGCAGGCCATCGAGCGTGCCCGGCTGTACGACACCGAGCACACCCGCGCCAAGGAGCTCCAGCGGGGACTGTTGCCGCGTGCCCTCCCGTCGCTGCGGTTCGTGGACACGGCCGCGCGTTATCTTCCCGCCAGCGAGGGCATCGATGTCGGCGGTGACTGGTACGACGTCATTCCCCTGTCCGGCGCCCGGGTGGCCCTGGTCGTCGGCGATGTGATGGGACACGGCCTGCCCGAGGCGGCCACCATGGGGCGGCTTCGCACCGCTGTGCACACGTTGGCCGACCTGGAGTTCCCGCCGGCAGAACTGCTCAACCGCCTCAACGACCTGGTCAACGACCTCGGCGAGAACTTCTACGCCACCTGCCTGTACGCCGTGTACGACCCTGTCTCCGCCACCTGCACCTTCGCATGTGCCGGGCACCCTCCGCCGGCCATCGTCCGCCCGGGACAGCCCGTGCAGTTCTCTGACTGCTCGCCCGACCCACCGCTGGGTGCCGCGCGGCCACCGTTCGAGACGTGCGAGATCGATCTCCCGGAGGGGAGTCTGCTGGTGCTCTACACCGACGGTCTGGTGGATGCCGCCACCGGAGACATCGACGACGGGATGAACGACTTGGCGAGGGTACTGTCGAGCGCGGTCCTCAGTTCCGGCCTCCAGCCCAGCGCGGGGACAGCATGGCGTGACGGGGGCCGAATCGGATGCGGGAACGAATCGCTGGCACGTCTGTGCGATGACGTGCTCGCCGGTGTGCTGCCGGACAGGCAGCTCACGGATGACGACGCCGCGCTGCTCATTGCCCGCATGCATGCGGTGAATCCCGAGGACGTCGCGGCCTGGCCGCTGTCCGATGGGCCGATCGCTGCGGGCGAGGCGCGGAAACACGTCCGGGACCAGCTGGCCCGTTGGGATGTCGACACGCTGACCATGGCTGCCGAGCTGCTGGTCAGCGAGCTGGTCGGAAACGCCGTCCGGCACGCGAAAGGTCCCATCGGGCTGCGTCTGCTGCGGGGCGAGAGGCTGATATGCGAGGTCTCCGACAGCAGTTTGACCACGCCCCGGATCCGTCACGCCTCGGAAACCGACGAGGGCGGGCGCGGGCTGCAATTGGTGGCCGCCCTCTCCGATCGCTGGGGAGCCCGCTACACCTCCGCCGGAAAATGCATCTGGACCGAACAGCAGATGCCGTGACCACCGCCCCGGCCTAGCGGCCCGGTAGTTCGACCCCGCCGTGCTTACGGCCCCACCGGCCCCATGTACATGCGCCGTCGAACCCAGGTGCCTCCGCGACATCGCCCCGGACAGCGAAAACTTCGAGATGCCCTCAAGAACCGGCCGACTGCCCGACGGCGTGCCGCTGCCGCGGCTCGACCACCCGGCGGTCCTGGCTCTGCTGCCGCGATACGGGTCCCAGCCGCCTTGCGCAGGGCCGGCCGCCGTCGCCTGCTGAGCGTCGCCCGGCCCGGCGACGCCCCGGCGTGTGGGCGGTGCAGTGGGGCGCCGAGCTCCATGTCGACCTCCACATGAACCGGGTGCGGGAGCATGCCTGCGGGCTGCAACCGGACCCGATGATGTCAGCGGCCGGGAACGGGCAGAGCTCCTTCGGTGTACTGGGCGCGCCCGAATCCGAACGACCAGTCCTGAGG from Streptomyces sp. 6-11-2 encodes:
- a CDS encoding SpoIIE family protein phosphatase translates to MDAAATRLRVITTAGESLSGADLLSFALDHAVTESGGLGGMVHLRGPGSCGLLLTAAHGLLRTAVRNWAEIGEASGTAPARAAARGTPVWKPVETIEDHTGATLPAGGGLLAVPLIAPEGTLGALSVLMAPAEEPTPQQRAAVEALTAWAALRLGQLPADGQQVQSPRSREGPRPREEGARRPRSGPAIGRDGEPVRSAGPEGSSGTALTAPDSMTRALWQMSDAFFVVDGAWRVTFVNAEAERLLGVSHALLGRTLWDIFASLRVDLAAPGLETRCRQAVESGAPTTFEMRWPTNQRWYRMRLVPVPDGLTVYAADVTESQARAAERAAAERAAAERTARVTELTTALAQALTMRDVVAAIAAWVLPPFNASGLVIQIIEGRVIRVAGSVGYSRAFLDKIDGSAVTTISPVSEVYHSGKPAFIGSAEEYVARYPLMSGLPSAAGKAAWAFLPLIVSGRCIGCCVISFAESRLLNGEEQTLLTALSGLMAQAIERARLYDTEHTRAKELQRGLLPRALPSLRFVDTAARYLPASEGIDVGGDWYDVIPLSGARVALVVGDVMGHGLPEAATMGRLRTAVHTLADLEFPPAELLNRLNDLVNDLGENFYATCLYAVYDPVSATCTFACAGHPPPAIVRPGQPVQFSDCSPDPPLGAARPPFETCEIDLPEGSLLVLYTDGLVDAATGDIDDGMNDLARVLSSAVLSSGLQPSAGTAWRDGGRIGCGNESLARLCDDVLAGVLPDRQLTDDDAALLIARMHAVNPEDVAAWPLSDGPIAAGEARKHVRDQLARWDVDTLTMAAELLVSELVGNAVRHAKGPIGLRLLRGERLICEVSDSSLTTPRIRHASETDEGGRGLQLVAALSDRWGARYTSAGKCIWTEQQMP